A window of the Streptomyces formicae genome harbors these coding sequences:
- a CDS encoding phosphonate degradation HD-domain oxygenase, which translates to MTTADTAANPLDVLAELFEGEGSAEYFGEAVTQAQHMLQAGALAEAAGAPPHLVAAALLHDVGHFQGAVTGRDLMEHGTDNRHSHTGADWLDQWFGHEVTEPVRLHVAAKRYLCAVEPGYHALLSEASVHTLRVQGGPMTEEQARTFASRPGARDAVAVRRWDDEAKDPEAPTPDFAHFRPLLEGLLKPGC; encoded by the coding sequence ATGACCACCGCCGACACCGCTGCGAACCCCCTCGACGTGCTGGCCGAGCTCTTCGAGGGCGAAGGCAGCGCCGAGTACTTCGGCGAGGCCGTCACCCAGGCCCAGCACATGCTCCAGGCCGGCGCCCTAGCCGAGGCCGCCGGCGCCCCGCCGCACCTGGTTGCCGCCGCACTGCTGCACGACGTCGGCCACTTCCAGGGCGCCGTCACCGGACGTGACCTGATGGAGCACGGCACCGACAACCGTCACAGCCATACCGGCGCGGACTGGCTCGACCAGTGGTTCGGCCACGAGGTCACCGAGCCCGTACGCCTCCACGTCGCCGCCAAGCGCTACCTGTGCGCCGTCGAGCCCGGCTACCACGCCCTGCTCTCGGAGGCGTCCGTCCACACCCTCCGGGTCCAGGGCGGCCCGATGACCGAGGAGCAGGCCCGCACCTTCGCCTCCCGCCCGGGGGCCCGCGACGCCGTAGCCGTCCGCCGCTGGGACGACGAGGCGAAGGACCCCGAGGCCCCGACCCCGGACTTCGCCCACTTCCGTCCGCTGCTGGAGGGCCTCCTCAAGCCGGGTTGCTGA
- the tmpA gene encoding 2-trimethylaminoethylphosphonate dioxygenase translates to MLSLVSAPPFWLRDNCPCSGCRDPRNGQKLFQITELPAGLAVGSVQPATTPDGAPAHEVVWAPDGHRSVYPESWLGAHLPGTAADGGDGRGEDDKELWDAAGLAGRLPEADWADYVTDPAARATALDSVLRLGFVLLRGVPVRDRQVLDVARTFGYVRETNYGELFEVRVEADPNNLAFTGARITPHTDNPYRDPVPTLQLLHCLTNAAQGGDSGLVDGFHAASLLRAEDPGAYEVLTRVPVPFAFADARTELRAHRPLIGTDPAGRIREIRFNNRSIGTLHQPAGVLDAFYAAYRRFGELLLRPGLQLDFRLTPGDCLIFDNTRLLHARTAFAESGDRHLQGAYADIDGLASTLAVLRRKDTPA, encoded by the coding sequence ATGCTCTCCCTCGTGTCCGCGCCGCCGTTCTGGCTGCGCGACAACTGCCCGTGCAGCGGCTGCCGGGACCCCCGCAACGGCCAGAAGCTCTTCCAGATCACCGAGCTGCCCGCCGGGCTCGCCGTCGGTTCCGTCCAGCCCGCCACGACCCCGGACGGCGCCCCCGCCCACGAGGTCGTCTGGGCCCCCGACGGACACCGCTCCGTCTACCCCGAGAGCTGGCTCGGCGCCCACCTCCCCGGCACCGCCGCGGACGGCGGCGACGGCCGCGGCGAGGACGACAAGGAGCTCTGGGACGCGGCGGGCCTCGCGGGCCGGCTGCCCGAGGCCGACTGGGCCGACTACGTCACCGACCCCGCCGCCAGGGCCACCGCCCTCGACAGCGTGCTGCGCCTCGGCTTCGTCCTGCTGCGCGGCGTGCCCGTCCGCGACCGCCAGGTCCTCGACGTGGCGCGCACGTTCGGCTACGTACGCGAGACGAACTACGGCGAACTCTTCGAGGTGCGCGTCGAGGCCGACCCCAACAACCTCGCCTTCACAGGCGCCCGGATCACCCCGCACACGGACAACCCGTACCGCGACCCGGTCCCCACCCTCCAACTGCTGCACTGCCTCACCAACGCGGCCCAGGGCGGTGACTCCGGCCTCGTCGACGGCTTCCACGCGGCGTCCCTGCTGCGCGCCGAGGACCCCGGGGCGTACGAGGTCCTCACCCGCGTCCCCGTGCCGTTCGCCTTCGCCGACGCCCGCACCGAACTGCGCGCCCACCGGCCGCTGATCGGCACCGACCCGGCCGGCCGGATCCGCGAGATCCGCTTCAACAACCGCTCCATCGGCACGCTGCACCAGCCGGCCGGCGTACTCGACGCCTTCTACGCCGCCTACCGCCGCTTCGGCGAACTGCTGCTCCGCCCCGGGCTCCAGCTCGACTTCCGGCTCACCCCCGGAGACTGCCTGATCTTCGACAACACCCGGCTGCTGCACGCCCGTACGGCCTTCGCCGAATCCGGCGACCGTCACCTCCAGGGCGCGTACGCCGACATCGACGGCCTCGCCTCCACCCTGGCCGTGCTCCGCAGGAAGGACACCCCCGCATGA
- a CDS encoding ribonuclease domain-containing protein, with product MRIPPRITMLGGAAALLSALLVGGPVAAPATAVATAVGDICYSDLPSQAHDTLELIESGGPFPYPQDGTVFQNREDILPAHSTGYYHEYTVKTPGSPTRGARRIVAGEASQEDYYTADHYASFDLVDHGC from the coding sequence ATGCGAATCCCCCCACGGATCACGATGCTCGGCGGCGCGGCCGCCCTCCTCTCCGCCCTCCTCGTCGGCGGACCCGTAGCGGCCCCGGCGACCGCGGTGGCCACCGCGGTCGGCGACATCTGCTACTCCGACCTGCCGTCCCAGGCCCACGACACGCTCGAACTCATCGAGAGCGGCGGCCCGTTCCCGTACCCGCAGGACGGGACCGTCTTCCAGAACCGGGAAGACATCCTCCCGGCCCACTCGACCGGCTACTACCACGAGTACACGGTCAAGACGCCCGGCTCCCCCACGCGCGGTGCCCGCCGTATCGTCGCCGGTGAGGCGTCGCAGGAGGACTACTACACCGCTGACCACTACGCGTCGTTCGACCTCGTCGACCACGGCTGCTGA
- a CDS encoding LacI family DNA-binding transcriptional regulator, whose amino-acid sequence MVGIKDVARQANVSVGTVSNVINRPDMVAEETRERVLAVIERLGYVRSETARQLRAGRSRIIAMLVLDMANPFFVEVATGAERAARETGLGVMLCNSAQNPDEEADYLSLFAEQRVRGVLVTPADPTGRNLANFGRLGIPHVFVDHDMPRAEACSVSVDDITGGTLAVRHLIECGHTGVAYISGPMQLAQCQDRRTGALRALAEAGLPEDRLVHVETERLDVAAGRDAGARLLGMSPRPTAVFCANDLLALGVLQSLYGAGVRIPQDMALVGYDDIEFAAAAAVPLTSVRQPAFRMGRTAAELLIEETGDQAADHEHRRIVLQPELVVRESTLARTRG is encoded by the coding sequence ATGGTGGGCATCAAGGACGTGGCGCGGCAGGCGAACGTGTCCGTCGGCACGGTGTCGAACGTCATCAACCGGCCGGACATGGTCGCCGAGGAGACCCGCGAGCGGGTGCTGGCCGTGATCGAGCGGCTCGGCTACGTCCGCAGCGAGACGGCGCGGCAACTGCGGGCCGGCCGCAGCCGGATCATCGCGATGCTGGTCCTGGACATGGCCAACCCCTTCTTCGTGGAGGTCGCGACCGGGGCCGAGCGCGCGGCGCGCGAGACCGGGCTCGGCGTGATGCTGTGCAACAGCGCGCAGAACCCGGACGAGGAGGCCGACTACCTCTCGCTCTTCGCCGAGCAGCGGGTGCGCGGCGTGCTCGTCACACCCGCCGACCCCACCGGCAGGAACCTGGCGAACTTCGGGCGGCTCGGCATCCCGCACGTCTTCGTCGACCACGACATGCCGCGGGCCGAGGCCTGTTCGGTGTCGGTCGACGACATCACCGGCGGCACCCTCGCCGTCCGCCACCTGATCGAGTGCGGCCACACCGGTGTCGCCTACATCAGCGGGCCGATGCAGCTCGCCCAGTGCCAGGACCGCCGCACCGGAGCGCTGCGGGCACTGGCGGAGGCGGGCCTTCCGGAGGACCGGCTGGTCCATGTGGAGACGGAGCGGCTGGATGTGGCGGCCGGGCGGGACGCGGGGGCGCGGCTGCTGGGCATGTCGCCGCGGCCGACGGCGGTCTTCTGCGCCAACGACCTGCTCGCGCTCGGCGTGCTCCAGTCCCTCTACGGCGCGGGCGTGCGCATCCCGCAGGACATGGCCCTCGTCGGCTACGACGACATCGAGTTCGCCGCGGCCGCCGCGGTGCCGCTGACCTCGGTCCGCCAGCCCGCGTTCCGCATGGGGCGTACGGCCGCGGAGCTGCTGATCGAGGAGACGGGCGACCAGGCCGCGGACCACGAGCACCGGCGGATCGTGCTCCAACCGGAGCTGGTCGTGCGCGAATCCACGCTGGCCCGGACCCGGGGCTGA
- a CDS encoding LacI family DNA-binding transcriptional regulator: MTALLGPAAGSPAGQPVGIKDVARAAGVSVGTVSNVINRPDSVSAETRERVRSTIERLGYVRSESARQLRAGRSRIIALLVLDMANPFFVDVASGAERAAREAGLGVMLCNSAQSPSEEAEYLGLFTEQRVRGVLVTPADTTGANLEGFRRHGIPFVFVDRVLPSAEGCSVSVDDITGGVLAVRHLLDQGHEDITYISGPMHLAQCQDRRTGALRALEQAGLPEDRLRQIEAERLDVSAGRDAGARLLGMSPRPTAVFCANDLLALGVLQALYGAGVGVPDEIALVGYDDIEFASAAAVPLTSVRQPAFRMGRTAAELLIEETEESAAGDHDHRRIVLQPELVVRESSLSRSRGRSPA; encoded by the coding sequence ATGACCGCACTCCTCGGCCCCGCCGCGGGCAGTCCGGCCGGCCAGCCCGTCGGCATCAAGGACGTGGCCCGGGCGGCCGGGGTCTCCGTCGGCACGGTCTCGAACGTGATCAACCGGCCCGACTCGGTCTCCGCGGAGACCCGGGAGCGCGTCCGCTCCACCATCGAGCGGCTCGGCTACGTACGCAGCGAATCCGCCCGGCAGTTGCGGGCCGGCCGCAGCCGGATCATCGCGCTGCTCGTGCTCGACATGGCCAACCCGTTCTTCGTGGACGTGGCGTCGGGCGCCGAGCGGGCGGCCCGGGAGGCGGGCCTCGGGGTGATGCTGTGCAACAGCGCGCAGAGCCCCAGCGAAGAGGCGGAGTACCTGGGCCTGTTCACCGAGCAGCGGGTACGGGGCGTGCTGGTGACACCCGCCGACACCACCGGCGCCAATCTGGAGGGCTTCCGCCGGCACGGCATCCCGTTCGTCTTCGTCGACCGGGTCCTGCCGAGCGCCGAGGGCTGCTCGGTGTCGGTCGACGACATCACCGGCGGGGTGCTCGCCGTGCGCCATCTCCTCGACCAGGGCCACGAGGACATCACGTACATCAGCGGGCCGATGCACCTCGCCCAGTGCCAGGACCGCCGCACCGGAGCGCTGCGGGCGCTGGAGCAGGCCGGACTTCCCGAGGACCGGCTGCGGCAGATCGAGGCGGAGCGGCTGGACGTGTCCGCCGGGCGGGACGCGGGGGCGCGGCTGCTGGGCATGTCGCCGCGGCCGACGGCGGTCTTCTGCGCCAACGACCTGCTCGCGCTCGGCGTCCTCCAGGCGCTGTACGGGGCGGGGGTCGGCGTGCCCGACGAGATCGCCCTGGTCGGCTACGACGACATCGAGTTCGCCTCGGCGGCCGCCGTACCCCTCACCTCCGTGCGCCAGCCCGCGTTCCGCATGGGGCGTACGGCCGCGGAGCTGCTGATCGAGGAGACGGAGGAGAGCGCCGCGGGGGACCACGACCACCGGCGCATCGTGCTCCAGCCGGAACTCGTCGTCCGGGAATCGAGCCTCAGCCGGTCGCGGGGGCGCTCCCCGGCCTGA
- a CDS encoding L-rhamnose mutarotase, whose amino-acid sequence MQRVCFLLKVRQERLEEYRERHAAVWPGMLAALSAAGWHNYSLFLREDGLLVGYLETEDFAVAQAAMAATDVNARWQAEMAAFFENEKGSGSEALDGVRPDEAMKPLTEVFHLD is encoded by the coding sequence ATGCAGCGCGTCTGCTTTCTGCTGAAGGTGCGGCAGGAGCGGCTGGAGGAGTACCGCGAGCGTCACGCGGCCGTATGGCCCGGGATGCTCGCGGCGCTCTCCGCCGCCGGCTGGCACAACTACTCGCTCTTCCTCCGGGAGGACGGCCTGCTCGTCGGCTATCTGGAGACCGAGGACTTCGCGGTCGCGCAGGCCGCGATGGCCGCCACGGACGTCAACGCCCGCTGGCAGGCCGAGATGGCCGCGTTCTTCGAGAACGAGAAGGGCTCCGGCTCCGAGGCCCTGGACGGCGTCAGGCCGGACGAGGCGATGAAGCCGCTGACCGAAGTGTTCCACCTCGACTGA
- the rhaS gene encoding rhamnose ABC transporter substrate-binding protein, translating into MSAYSRTRRRATLTATAAACALAVTLAGCSGTTKNDAANETKEKAANATADPDAPLKKNLKIAFLPKQINNPYFTILDGSGIDTVKELGSTGKEVGSSDAKASSQVSYINTLVQQRQDAILIAANDPNSVCGSLKQALAQDIKVVTYDSDTAPECRDAFINQASSEEIGRSQIQNIAKQLGHKGEIAVLSATQNATNQNTWIEFMKDELKKPEYKEMKLVKVAYGDDDDQKSFQETQGLLKAYPNLKGIISPTTVGIAAASRYVSGSSYKGKVVINGLGTPNQMRAYVKDGTVEQFALWDPKKLGRLGAYVAAALVSGQITGAEGEKFTAGDLGEYTIGKDGEIILGPPTVFDKNNIDDFDF; encoded by the coding sequence ATGTCTGCGTACTCCCGCACGCGCCGCCGTGCCACCCTCACCGCCACCGCGGCGGCCTGTGCCCTGGCCGTCACGCTGGCCGGCTGCTCGGGCACCACCAAGAACGACGCGGCGAACGAGACGAAGGAGAAGGCCGCGAACGCCACGGCCGACCCCGACGCCCCGCTGAAGAAGAACCTGAAGATCGCCTTCCTGCCCAAGCAGATCAACAACCCGTACTTCACCATCCTCGACGGCTCCGGCATCGACACCGTCAAGGAGCTCGGGTCCACCGGCAAGGAGGTCGGCTCCTCCGACGCCAAGGCCTCGTCCCAGGTCTCGTACATCAACACGCTGGTCCAGCAGCGCCAGGACGCGATCCTGATCGCGGCCAACGACCCGAACTCGGTCTGCGGCTCCCTGAAGCAGGCGCTCGCCCAGGACATCAAGGTCGTCACCTATGACTCGGACACCGCCCCCGAGTGCCGCGACGCCTTCATCAACCAGGCCAGCTCCGAGGAGATCGGCCGCAGCCAGATCCAGAACATCGCCAAGCAGCTCGGCCACAAGGGCGAGATCGCGGTCCTCTCGGCCACCCAGAACGCGACGAACCAGAACACCTGGATCGAGTTCATGAAGGACGAGCTGAAGAAGCCCGAGTACAAGGAGATGAAGCTGGTCAAGGTCGCCTACGGCGACGACGACGACCAGAAGTCCTTCCAGGAGACCCAGGGCCTGCTGAAGGCGTACCCGAACCTGAAGGGCATCATCTCGCCCACCACCGTCGGCATCGCCGCCGCCTCCCGCTACGTCAGCGGCTCCAGCTACAAGGGCAAGGTCGTCATCAACGGCCTCGGCACGCCGAACCAGATGCGCGCGTACGTCAAGGACGGCACCGTCGAGCAGTTCGCGCTGTGGGACCCGAAGAAGCTCGGCCGCCTCGGCGCGTACGTGGCCGCCGCGCTCGTCTCGGGCCAGATCACCGGCGCGGAGGGCGAGAAGTTCACGGCCGGCGACCTCGGTGAGTACACCATCGGCAAGGACGGCGAGATCATCCTCGGCCCGCCGACCGTCTTCGACAAGAACAACATCGACGACTTCGACTTCTGA
- a CDS encoding ABC transporter permease — MTAFAKYLRWDTVVGVLLVAVFLAGTGTTEGFADTANLSAALNDTAEIALIALPMTLLVVAGQVDLSVASMLGLSSALAGALWEAGWAFEMIVPLCLLVGALGGLLNGWLVTRVGLPSLAVTIGTLTLYRGLASVVLGDKAVADFPETYSQWATYTETVPGTFIPYPVALFGVLAVITAVVLHCTAFGRSLYAIGAQEDAAWFAGIRVKRIKLVLFVLAGFVASFAGIVYTLRYGSARADNGIGLELVVIASVLLGGIDFDGGRGTLGGAIAGVLLIGLMGNLLTLNDVSNEIQVIVTGLLLVASVLTPRIVATVSERRQRRAATASA, encoded by the coding sequence ATGACCGCCTTCGCCAAGTACCTGCGCTGGGACACCGTCGTCGGTGTGCTCCTGGTGGCCGTCTTCCTCGCCGGCACCGGCACGACGGAGGGGTTCGCGGACACCGCCAACCTCTCCGCCGCCCTCAACGACACCGCCGAGATCGCCCTCATCGCCCTGCCGATGACCCTGCTGGTCGTCGCCGGACAGGTCGACCTGTCCGTGGCCTCCATGCTGGGTCTGTCCAGCGCGCTCGCCGGCGCGCTGTGGGAGGCCGGCTGGGCCTTCGAGATGATCGTGCCCCTGTGCCTGCTCGTGGGCGCGCTCGGCGGCCTCCTCAACGGCTGGCTCGTCACCCGTGTCGGCCTGCCCTCGCTCGCCGTCACCATCGGCACGCTCACCCTCTACAGGGGCCTCGCCTCGGTCGTCCTCGGGGACAAGGCGGTCGCCGACTTCCCCGAGACGTACTCCCAGTGGGCGACGTACACCGAGACCGTGCCGGGGACCTTCATCCCGTACCCCGTCGCCCTGTTCGGTGTCCTGGCCGTGATCACCGCGGTGGTGCTGCACTGCACCGCCTTCGGACGGTCGCTGTACGCGATCGGCGCCCAGGAGGACGCGGCCTGGTTCGCGGGCATCCGGGTCAAGCGCATCAAGCTGGTGCTCTTCGTCCTCGCCGGCTTCGTCGCCTCGTTCGCCGGGATCGTCTACACCCTGCGGTACGGCAGTGCCCGCGCCGACAACGGGATCGGCCTCGAACTGGTCGTCATCGCCTCCGTCCTGCTCGGCGGCATCGACTTCGACGGCGGCCGGGGCACGCTCGGCGGCGCGATCGCCGGTGTGCTGCTGATCGGCCTGATGGGCAACCTCCTCACCCTCAACGACGTGTCCAACGAGATCCAGGTGATCGTCACCGGTCTGCTGCTCGTGGCCTCCGTCCTCACCCCGCGGATCGTCGCCACCGTCTCCGAGCGCCGGCAGCGGCGCGCCGCGACGGCCTCCGCATAA
- a CDS encoding ABC transporter permease, translated as MDLVFRARELSIGGALVALILATWAANPSFLDDQGIKDLLLNSSILVLLVAGQSVVVITRNIDLSVGSVVGLSAFACGTFVSGTDHSALTVVLLGIGLGVLCGLVSGLLVSFGRVPALVVTLGMLYVIQGIDHAWAHGEQINAADVPGDVLALGSGSVLGIPYLPLISAAVLAGTAYYLRSYRSGRELYAIGSSPEAARLAGIPIRRRVLAAYAFSGAIAGFAGALWLARFGTVVADAANGWELNVVSAVVVGGVAITGGVGTVWGAALGALLLTTIGSALVVLKVDSFWQQAITGVLLLAAITTDRIVNLRTTSALRKRSRR; from the coding sequence ATGGACCTGGTCTTCCGCGCCCGCGAGCTGAGCATCGGCGGCGCACTCGTGGCGCTGATCCTGGCCACCTGGGCGGCCAACCCCTCCTTCCTGGACGACCAGGGCATCAAGGACCTGCTGCTCAACTCCTCGATCCTGGTGCTGCTCGTCGCCGGCCAGTCCGTCGTCGTCATCACCCGCAACATCGACCTGTCCGTCGGCTCCGTCGTCGGACTCTCCGCCTTCGCCTGCGGCACCTTCGTCTCGGGCACCGACCACAGCGCCCTCACCGTCGTCCTGCTCGGCATCGGGCTCGGCGTCCTGTGCGGTCTGGTCAGCGGGCTGCTGGTCAGCTTCGGCCGGGTGCCGGCGCTGGTCGTCACCCTCGGCATGCTCTACGTCATCCAGGGCATCGACCACGCCTGGGCGCACGGCGAGCAGATCAACGCCGCCGACGTCCCCGGCGACGTGCTCGCCCTGGGCAGCGGCAGCGTCCTCGGCATCCCGTACCTGCCGCTGATCTCGGCCGCCGTCCTCGCCGGCACCGCGTACTACCTGCGCAGCTACCGCAGCGGCCGGGAGCTGTACGCGATCGGGTCCAGCCCCGAGGCGGCCCGGCTCGCCGGCATCCCCATCCGCCGCCGCGTGCTCGCCGCGTACGCCTTCTCCGGCGCGATCGCCGGCTTCGCCGGGGCCCTGTGGCTCGCCCGCTTCGGCACCGTCGTCGCCGACGCGGCCAACGGCTGGGAGCTGAACGTCGTCAGTGCGGTCGTCGTCGGCGGCGTCGCCATCACCGGCGGTGTCGGCACGGTCTGGGGCGCGGCGCTCGGCGCGCTGCTGCTCACGACGATCGGCAGCGCTCTCGTCGTCCTGAAGGTGGACTCCTTCTGGCAGCAGGCCATCACCGGTGTGCTGCTGCTCGCGGCGATCACCACCGACCGCATCGTGAACCTGCGCACCACCAGCGCGCTGAGGAAGAGGAGCCGGCGATGA
- a CDS encoding sugar ABC transporter ATP-binding protein: protein MNQPDTGPAPVLALTDVSKSFGAVRALQDVSLHLLPGEVHALAGENGAGKSTLIKTLAGVHRPDTGQVLLDGKPVVFHGPADARDAGIAVIYQEPTLFPDLSIAENIFMGRQPRLSLGRIDRRSVHDATAALMARLGVDLDPGRLARGLSIADQQIVEIAKALSFDARVLIMDEPTAALTGSETARLFSVVRTLRAAGAAVLFISHRLEEIFQLCQRVTTLRDGRWVASEPLEGLTEDDLVRRMVGRDLDELYPKQATTVGETALSVRRLTREGVFRDVSFEVRRGEIVALAGLVGAGRSEVVQAVFGVDRADAGEVHVNGTALRAGSPTAAMAAGVALVPEDRRQRGLVMEASIERNIGLTGLGSLGSGGLVRRTLERARATDWAVKLQLKYNTLGDAVGVLSGGNQQKVVLAKWLATDPTVLIVDEPTRGIDVGTKAEVHRLLSSLAAEGLAVLMVSSDLPEVLGMADRVLVMHEGRLVAEIPRDEASEETVMAAATGRSGAGRAA from the coding sequence ATGAACCAGCCCGACACGGGCCCGGCCCCCGTTCTGGCCCTGACGGACGTGTCCAAGTCCTTCGGTGCCGTACGGGCCCTGCAGGACGTCTCCCTGCACCTGCTCCCGGGCGAGGTCCATGCGCTCGCGGGCGAGAACGGCGCGGGCAAGTCGACCCTCATCAAGACCCTGGCCGGGGTGCACCGCCCCGACACCGGCCAGGTGCTGCTCGACGGCAAGCCGGTCGTCTTCCACGGCCCTGCCGACGCCCGCGACGCCGGCATCGCGGTCATCTACCAGGAGCCCACGCTCTTCCCCGACCTGTCGATCGCCGAGAACATCTTCATGGGCCGCCAGCCGCGGCTCTCCCTCGGCCGGATCGACCGCAGGTCCGTCCACGACGCGACCGCGGCCCTGATGGCCCGCCTCGGCGTCGACCTCGACCCCGGCCGGCTCGCCCGCGGGCTGTCCATCGCCGACCAGCAGATCGTCGAGATCGCCAAGGCGCTCTCCTTCGACGCCCGTGTCCTGATCATGGACGAGCCCACCGCGGCGCTCACCGGCAGCGAGACCGCCCGGCTGTTCTCGGTCGTCAGGACGCTGCGCGCCGCCGGCGCCGCCGTCCTGTTCATCTCGCACCGGCTGGAGGAGATCTTCCAGCTCTGCCAGCGCGTCACGACGCTGCGCGACGGCCGCTGGGTCGCCTCCGAACCGCTCGAAGGACTCACCGAGGACGACCTCGTGCGCCGCATGGTCGGCCGCGACCTGGACGAGCTCTACCCCAAGCAGGCCACCACCGTCGGCGAGACCGCGCTGTCGGTACGCCGGCTCACCCGCGAAGGAGTCTTCCGGGACGTGTCGTTCGAGGTCCGCCGCGGCGAGATCGTCGCCCTCGCCGGACTCGTCGGCGCCGGCCGCTCCGAGGTCGTCCAGGCCGTCTTCGGCGTGGACCGCGCCGACGCGGGCGAGGTGCACGTGAACGGCACGGCGCTGCGCGCCGGTTCACCGACCGCCGCGATGGCCGCCGGAGTCGCCCTCGTACCGGAGGACCGGCGCCAGCGCGGGCTCGTGATGGAGGCGTCCATCGAGCGCAACATCGGACTCACCGGGCTCGGCAGCCTCGGCAGCGGCGGCCTGGTCCGCCGCACCCTGGAGCGGGCCCGGGCCACCGACTGGGCCGTGAAGCTCCAGCTGAAGTACAACACGCTCGGCGACGCGGTCGGCGTGCTCTCCGGCGGCAACCAGCAGAAGGTGGTCCTCGCCAAGTGGCTGGCCACCGACCCGACGGTGCTCATCGTCGACGAGCCCACGCGCGGCATCGACGTCGGCACCAAGGCCGAGGTGCACCGGCTGCTCTCCTCGCTCGCCGCCGAGGGGCTCGCCGTGCTGATGGTCTCCTCCGACCTGCCCGAGGTCCTCGGCATGGCCGACCGGGTGCTGGTGATGCACGAGGGCCGGCTCGTCGCGGAGATCCCGCGCGACGAGGCCAGCGAGGAGACGGTCATGGCCGCGGCGACCGGCCGCAGCGGTGCCGGGAGGGCGGCATGA
- the rhaI gene encoding L-rhamnose isomerase produces the protein MSGVSAVSAAKAALKTQAIETPSWAYGNSGTRFKVFAQPGVPRTPREKLDDAARVHEHTGVAPTVALHIPWDAVDGSDGYAELAKYAEERGLGLGAINSNVFQDDDFKLGSVTHPDPAVRRKALGHLLECVDIMDATGSRDLKLWFSDGTNYPGQDDIRARQDRLAEALAAVYERLGDNQRMLLEYKFFEPAFYATDVPDWGTAYAHCLKLGPKAQVVVDTGHHAPGTNIEFIVALLLREGKLGGFDFNSRFYADDDLMVGAADPFQLFRIMYEVIRGGGFGPDVAFMLDQCHNIEAKIPAIIRSVMNVQEATAKALLVDGDALAAAQRSGDVLAANAVLMDAYNTDVRPMLAEVREEIGIDPDPMAAYARSGWAQKIVDERVGGTQAGWGA, from the coding sequence ATGTCCGGTGTATCCGCCGTGTCCGCCGCCAAGGCGGCTCTCAAGACCCAGGCCATCGAGACGCCGTCGTGGGCGTACGGCAATTCCGGCACGCGCTTCAAGGTGTTCGCGCAGCCCGGAGTGCCGCGAACCCCGCGCGAGAAGCTCGACGACGCCGCGCGCGTCCACGAGCACACCGGCGTGGCCCCGACCGTCGCCCTGCACATCCCGTGGGACGCGGTCGACGGCTCCGATGGATACGCAGAGCTCGCCAAGTACGCCGAGGAGCGCGGCCTCGGGCTCGGCGCGATCAACTCCAACGTCTTCCAGGACGACGACTTCAAGCTCGGCTCGGTCACCCACCCCGACCCGGCCGTGCGCCGCAAGGCCCTCGGGCATCTGCTGGAGTGCGTCGACATCATGGACGCGACCGGCTCGCGCGATCTGAAGCTGTGGTTCTCCGACGGCACCAACTACCCGGGCCAGGACGACATCCGGGCCCGCCAGGACCGGCTCGCCGAGGCGCTGGCCGCCGTCTACGAGCGCCTCGGCGACAACCAGCGGATGCTGCTGGAGTACAAGTTCTTCGAGCCGGCGTTCTACGCCACCGACGTCCCGGACTGGGGCACGGCGTACGCGCACTGCCTCAAGCTCGGCCCCAAGGCCCAGGTCGTCGTCGACACCGGCCACCACGCGCCCGGCACCAACATCGAGTTCATCGTCGCGCTGCTGCTGCGCGAGGGGAAGCTCGGCGGCTTCGACTTCAACTCCCGCTTCTACGCGGACGACGACCTGATGGTCGGGGCGGCCGACCCGTTCCAGCTGTTCCGGATCATGTACGAGGTGATCCGGGGCGGCGGCTTCGGGCCGGACGTCGCCTTCATGCTCGACCAGTGCCACAACATCGAGGCGAAGATCCCGGCGATCATCCGCTCGGTGATGAACGTCCAGGAGGCGACGGCGAAGGCCCTCCTCGTCGACGGCGACGCCCTCGCCGCCGCCCAGCGCTCCGGGGACGTCCTCGCGGCCAACGCGGTGCTGATGGACGCCTACAACACGGACGTACGCCCGATGCTCGCCGAGGTCCGCGAGGAAATCGGCATCGACCCGGACCCGATGGCGGCGTACGCCCGCTCCGGCTGGGCCCAGAAGATCGTCGACGAGCGCGTCGGCGGCACCCAGGCGGGCTGGGGGGCGTGA